One segment of Triticum aestivum cultivar Chinese Spring chromosome 2A, IWGSC CS RefSeq v2.1, whole genome shotgun sequence DNA contains the following:
- the LOC123186262 gene encoding auxin-responsive protein SAUR19, with protein MCKVINTVRSLAWLRRIVRRWRSRAAASVRPNKDVLELDAAVPAGHVAVRVEGRGDGQSSSRRFVVPVAQLSHPAFWELLQQAEEEYGFPSASGPLALPCDEDHLRDVLRRVSSSETEERGSFRRRGVVAAPHDDSRPLLQGVAVKKLAS; from the coding sequence ATGTGCAAGGTCATCAACACGGTCCGGTCGCTCGCCTGGCTGCGCCGCATCGTGCGGCGGTGGCGCTCCCGAGCGGCGGCCTCGGTGCGGCCCAACAAGGATGTGCTCGAGCTAGACGCCGCGGTGCCGGCGGGGCACGTGGCGGTGCGCGTGGAGGGCCGCGGCGACGGACAGTCGTCGTCGAGGCGGTTCGTTGTGCCGGTGGCGCAGCTGAGCCACCCGGCGTTCTGGGAGCTGctccagcaggcggaggaggagtaCGGTTTCCCGTCGGCCTCCGGCCCCCTCGCGCTCCCCTGCGACGAGGACCACCTCCGTGACGTCCTCCGCCGCGTCTCGTCCTCCGAAACCGAGGAGCGCGGCTCCTTCCGCCGCCGCGGTGTCGTGGCGGCGCCGCACGATGACTCGCGGCCGCTGCTGCAGGGGGTGGCCGTGAAGAAGCTCGCCTCGTGA